The following are encoded in a window of Kogia breviceps isolate mKogBre1 chromosome 12, mKogBre1 haplotype 1, whole genome shotgun sequence genomic DNA:
- the NOP2 gene encoding probable 28S rRNA (cytosine(4447)-C(5))-methyltransferase isoform X1, producing MGRKLDPTKKEKRGPGRKARKQKGAETELAKFLPAGGDENFKRLSSRARKRAARRRLGSAEAPEMNKSPGAKALPGKLSKGAVQAPSKKGAPSLFNSARGKKRPAPTHSSDEEEEGEDPEGDGVLNQGDLWGSEDSDADMVDDYGADSNSEDEDEDDGAELLPIERAARKQKAQEAVAGGQWSEEEMDEEEEEEKVSPESGPKEDDEMGGDLRINVDEEETFVLPPAGEMEQDILLVPDLQRVHKRIQDIVGVLRDFGTQREEGRSRSEYLQRLRKDLATYYSYGDFLLGKLMDLFPLSELVEFLEANEVPRPITLRTNTLKTRRRDLAQALINRGVNLDPLGKWSKVGLVVYDSSVPIGATPEYLAGHYMLQGASSLLPVMALAPQEHERILDMCCAPGGKTSYIAQLMKNTGVILANDANAERLRSVVGNLHRLGVTNTVISHYDGRQFPKVVGGFDRVLLDAPCSGTGIISKDPAVKTNKDEKDVLRCAHLQKELLLRAIDSVSATSKTGGYLVYCTCSIMVEENEWVVDYALRKRNVRLVPTGLGFGQEGFTRFRERRFHPTLRSTRRFYPHTHNVDGFFIAKFKKLSNSIPQSQTGNSVISTLTNLDLPNLKGQVTPQPEGSSQPAKKARVAGQAKQRLQKRQHPKKASFQKQNGISKGTDSKLSTVFSVTKAQASSKLQDSSQPAEKAAVVREPKVAGKLKRQSPKLQSSKKAAFWKQHAPPKGTYTESPAVPSLSKTQATLKPEDCDQPLGNTTGAEEVKQQVPEQPFKKAAFQKQNGTPKRPKTPIMSPCSHSQPPPAKRRKPLSRGGSQPLLSLMDG from the exons ATGGGGCGTAAATTGGACCCTACGAAGAAGGAGAAGCGCGGGCCGGGCCGAAAGGCCCGGAAACAGAAAGGTGCCGAGACCGAACTTGCCAAATTCTTGCCTGCAG gtggTGATGAAAATTTCAAGAGGCTGTCCAGTCGTGCTCGAAAGAG GGCAGCCAGGAGGAGGTTGGGCTCTGCTGAAGCCCCTGAGATGAATAAGTCCCCTGGGGCCAAAGCATTGCCTGGAAAGCTGTCAAAAG GAGCTGTCCAGGCACCCAGTAAGAAGGGAGCCCCGTCCTTATTTAACAGTGCTCGAGGCAAGAAGCGCCCAGCACCAACCCACAGCAGtgatgaggaagaagagggggaagaCCCTGAAGGGGATGGTGTGCTGAACCAGGGGGACCTCTGGGGCTCCGAGGACAGTGATGCTGATATGGTAGATGACTATGGAGCTGATTCCAACTCAGAGGACGAAGATGAGGACGATGGTGCAGAG TTGCTGCCCATTGAAAGGGCTGCTCGGAAGCAGAAGGCCCAGGAGGCTGTCGCTGG GGGCCAGTGGAGTGAGGAGGAGATggatgaagaggaggaagaggagaaagtgtCCCCTGAGTCAGGCCCCAAAGAGGATGATGAGATGGGAGGGGACCTGCGGATCAATGTGGACGAGGAGGAGACTTTTGTGCTGCCCCCTGCTGGGGAGATGGAGCAGGATATCCTTCTG GTTCCAGACTTGCAGCGAGTTCACAAGCGCATCCAAGATATAGTGGGAGTGCTGCGCGATTTTGGGACTCAGCGGGAGGAAGGTCGGTCTCGCTCTGAATACCTGCAGCGGCTTCGGAAGGACCTGGCCACCTACTACTCCTATGGAGACTTCCTCCTTGGCAAGCTCATGGACCTCTTCCCTCTGTCTGAG CTGGTGGAGTTTTTGGAAGCCAACGAGGTGCCTCGGCCCATCACCCTCAGGACAAATACCTTGAAGACCCGGCGCCGGGACCTCGCTCAG GCTCTGATCAATCGTGGGGTTAACCTGGATCCCCTGGGCAAGTGGTCGAAGGTTGGACTCGTGGTATATGATTCCTCGGTGCCCATTG GTGCCACTCCCGAGTACCTGGCTGGGCACTACATGCTGCAGGGGGCCTCCAGCCTGCTGCCCGTCATGGCCCTGGCACCCCAGGAGCATGAGCGGATCCTGGACATGTGTTGTGCCCCTGGAGGGAAGACCAGCTACATAG CCCAGCTCATGAAGAACACAGGTGTGATCCTCGCCAATGATGCCAACGCCGAGCGGCTCAGGAGCGTTGTGGGCAACCTGCACCGGCTGGGAGTCACCAACACCGTCATCAGCCACTATGACGGGCGCCAGTTTCCCAAG GTGGTGGGGGGCTTTGACCGAGTCCTGCTGGATGCTCCCTGCAGTGGCACTGGGATCATCTCCAAGGACCCAGCAGTGAAGACTAACAAG GATGAGAAGGACGTCTTGCGCTGTGCTCACCTTCAGAAGGAGCTGCTCCTGCGTGCTATTGACTCGGTCAGCGCCACCTCCAAGACGGGGGGCTACCTCGTCTACTGTACCTGCTCCATCATG GTGGAAGAGAACGAGTGGGTGGTAGACTACGCCCTGAGAAAAAGGAACGTGCGGCTGGTGCCCACGGGCCTGGGCTTCGGCCAGGAAGGCTTCACCCGCTTCCGGGAGAGGCGCTTCCACCCCACTCTGCGCTCCACCCGCCGCTTCTACCCTCACACCCACAACGTGGACGGTTTCTTTATTGCCAAGTTCAAGAAATTATCCAATTCTATCCCCCAGTCCCAAACAG GAAATTCTGTGATATCCACCCTTACAAACCTAGACTTGCCCAACCTGAAAGGTCAGGTGACCCCCCAGCCTGAGGGCAGCAGCCAGCCTGCCAAGAAGGCCAGAGTGGCTGGTCAAGCAAAGCAGCGGCTGCAGAAACGGCAACATCCCAAGAAGGCTTCCTTCCAGAAGCAGAATGGCATCTCCAAAGGGACGGACTCAAAATTGTCCACTGTGTTTTCTGTCACAAAGGCCCAAGCTtcctccaagctccaggatagcaGTCAGCCAGCTGAAAAAGCAGCAGTGGTCAGGGAACCAAAGGTGGCTGGGAAACTAAAGCGACAGTCACCCAAACTGCAGTCCTCCAAGAAAGCTGCCTTCTGGAAGCAGCATGCTCCTCCTAAGGGCACCTACACAGAATCACCTGCTGTGCCGTCCCTGTCCAAGACCCAGGCCACTCTCAAGCCTGAGGACTGTGATCAGCCCCTTGGGAACACCACAGGGGCTGAGGAGGTTAAGCAGCAGGTGCCAGAGCAGCCTTTCAAGAAAGCTGCCTTCCAGAAACAGAATGGCACCCCCAAGAGACCTAAGACTCCAATCATGTCCCCCTGCAGTCACAGCCAGCCCCCACCAGCAAAGAGGAGAAAACCTCTGTCCAGAGGCGGCAGCCAGCCCCTGCTGTCTTTGATGGATGGTTGA
- the NOP2 gene encoding probable 28S rRNA (cytosine(4447)-C(5))-methyltransferase isoform X2 has protein sequence MGRKLDPTKKEKRGPGRKARKQKGAETELAKFLPAGGDENFKRLSSRARKRAARRRLGSAEAPEMNKSPGAKALPGKLSKGAVQAPSKKGAPSLFNSARGKKRPAPTHSSDEEEEGEDPEGDGVLNQGDLWGSEDSDADMVDDYGADSNSEDEDEDDGAELLPIERAARKQKAQEAVAGGQWSEEEMDEEEEEEKVSPESGPKEDDEMGGDLRINVDEEETFVLPPAGEMEQDILLVPDLQRVHKRIQDIVGVLRDFGTQREEGRSRSEYLQRLRKDLATYYSYGDFLLGKLMDLFPLSELVEFLEANEVPRPITLRTNTLKTRRRDLAQALINRGVNLDPLGKWSKVGLVVYDSSVPIAQLMKNTGVILANDANAERLRSVVGNLHRLGVTNTVISHYDGRQFPKVVGGFDRVLLDAPCSGTGIISKDPAVKTNKDEKDVLRCAHLQKELLLRAIDSVSATSKTGGYLVYCTCSIMVEENEWVVDYALRKRNVRLVPTGLGFGQEGFTRFRERRFHPTLRSTRRFYPHTHNVDGFFIAKFKKLSNSIPQSQTGNSVISTLTNLDLPNLKGQVTPQPEGSSQPAKKARVAGQAKQRLQKRQHPKKASFQKQNGISKGTDSKLSTVFSVTKAQASSKLQDSSQPAEKAAVVREPKVAGKLKRQSPKLQSSKKAAFWKQHAPPKGTYTESPAVPSLSKTQATLKPEDCDQPLGNTTGAEEVKQQVPEQPFKKAAFQKQNGTPKRPKTPIMSPCSHSQPPPAKRRKPLSRGGSQPLLSLMDG, from the exons ATGGGGCGTAAATTGGACCCTACGAAGAAGGAGAAGCGCGGGCCGGGCCGAAAGGCCCGGAAACAGAAAGGTGCCGAGACCGAACTTGCCAAATTCTTGCCTGCAG gtggTGATGAAAATTTCAAGAGGCTGTCCAGTCGTGCTCGAAAGAG GGCAGCCAGGAGGAGGTTGGGCTCTGCTGAAGCCCCTGAGATGAATAAGTCCCCTGGGGCCAAAGCATTGCCTGGAAAGCTGTCAAAAG GAGCTGTCCAGGCACCCAGTAAGAAGGGAGCCCCGTCCTTATTTAACAGTGCTCGAGGCAAGAAGCGCCCAGCACCAACCCACAGCAGtgatgaggaagaagagggggaagaCCCTGAAGGGGATGGTGTGCTGAACCAGGGGGACCTCTGGGGCTCCGAGGACAGTGATGCTGATATGGTAGATGACTATGGAGCTGATTCCAACTCAGAGGACGAAGATGAGGACGATGGTGCAGAG TTGCTGCCCATTGAAAGGGCTGCTCGGAAGCAGAAGGCCCAGGAGGCTGTCGCTGG GGGCCAGTGGAGTGAGGAGGAGATggatgaagaggaggaagaggagaaagtgtCCCCTGAGTCAGGCCCCAAAGAGGATGATGAGATGGGAGGGGACCTGCGGATCAATGTGGACGAGGAGGAGACTTTTGTGCTGCCCCCTGCTGGGGAGATGGAGCAGGATATCCTTCTG GTTCCAGACTTGCAGCGAGTTCACAAGCGCATCCAAGATATAGTGGGAGTGCTGCGCGATTTTGGGACTCAGCGGGAGGAAGGTCGGTCTCGCTCTGAATACCTGCAGCGGCTTCGGAAGGACCTGGCCACCTACTACTCCTATGGAGACTTCCTCCTTGGCAAGCTCATGGACCTCTTCCCTCTGTCTGAG CTGGTGGAGTTTTTGGAAGCCAACGAGGTGCCTCGGCCCATCACCCTCAGGACAAATACCTTGAAGACCCGGCGCCGGGACCTCGCTCAG GCTCTGATCAATCGTGGGGTTAACCTGGATCCCCTGGGCAAGTGGTCGAAGGTTGGACTCGTGGTATATGATTCCTCGGTGCCCATTG CCCAGCTCATGAAGAACACAGGTGTGATCCTCGCCAATGATGCCAACGCCGAGCGGCTCAGGAGCGTTGTGGGCAACCTGCACCGGCTGGGAGTCACCAACACCGTCATCAGCCACTATGACGGGCGCCAGTTTCCCAAG GTGGTGGGGGGCTTTGACCGAGTCCTGCTGGATGCTCCCTGCAGTGGCACTGGGATCATCTCCAAGGACCCAGCAGTGAAGACTAACAAG GATGAGAAGGACGTCTTGCGCTGTGCTCACCTTCAGAAGGAGCTGCTCCTGCGTGCTATTGACTCGGTCAGCGCCACCTCCAAGACGGGGGGCTACCTCGTCTACTGTACCTGCTCCATCATG GTGGAAGAGAACGAGTGGGTGGTAGACTACGCCCTGAGAAAAAGGAACGTGCGGCTGGTGCCCACGGGCCTGGGCTTCGGCCAGGAAGGCTTCACCCGCTTCCGGGAGAGGCGCTTCCACCCCACTCTGCGCTCCACCCGCCGCTTCTACCCTCACACCCACAACGTGGACGGTTTCTTTATTGCCAAGTTCAAGAAATTATCCAATTCTATCCCCCAGTCCCAAACAG GAAATTCTGTGATATCCACCCTTACAAACCTAGACTTGCCCAACCTGAAAGGTCAGGTGACCCCCCAGCCTGAGGGCAGCAGCCAGCCTGCCAAGAAGGCCAGAGTGGCTGGTCAAGCAAAGCAGCGGCTGCAGAAACGGCAACATCCCAAGAAGGCTTCCTTCCAGAAGCAGAATGGCATCTCCAAAGGGACGGACTCAAAATTGTCCACTGTGTTTTCTGTCACAAAGGCCCAAGCTtcctccaagctccaggatagcaGTCAGCCAGCTGAAAAAGCAGCAGTGGTCAGGGAACCAAAGGTGGCTGGGAAACTAAAGCGACAGTCACCCAAACTGCAGTCCTCCAAGAAAGCTGCCTTCTGGAAGCAGCATGCTCCTCCTAAGGGCACCTACACAGAATCACCTGCTGTGCCGTCCCTGTCCAAGACCCAGGCCACTCTCAAGCCTGAGGACTGTGATCAGCCCCTTGGGAACACCACAGGGGCTGAGGAGGTTAAGCAGCAGGTGCCAGAGCAGCCTTTCAAGAAAGCTGCCTTCCAGAAACAGAATGGCACCCCCAAGAGACCTAAGACTCCAATCATGTCCCCCTGCAGTCACAGCCAGCCCCCACCAGCAAAGAGGAGAAAACCTCTGTCCAGAGGCGGCAGCCAGCCCCTGCTGTCTTTGATGGATGGTTGA
- the NOP2 gene encoding probable 28S rRNA (cytosine(4447)-C(5))-methyltransferase isoform X3 codes for MGRKLDPTKKEKRGPGRKARKQKGAETELAKFLPAGGDENFKRLSSRARKRAARRRLGSAEAPEMNKSPGAKALPGKLSKGAVQAPSKKGAPSLFNSARGKKRPAPTHSSDEEEEGEDPEGDGVLNQGDLWGSEDSDADMVDDYGADSNSEDEDEDDGAELLPIERAARKQKAQEAVAGGQWSEEEMDEEEEEEKVSPESGPKEDDEMGGDLRINVDEEETFVLPPAGEMEQDILLVPDLQRVHKRIQDIVGVLRDFGTQREEGRSRSEYLQRLRKDLATYYSYGDFLLGKLMDLFPLSELVEFLEANEVPRPITLRTNTLKTRRRDLAQALINRGVNLDPLGKWSKVGLVVYDSSVPIGATPEYLAGHYMLQGASSLLPVMALAPQEHERILDMCCAPGGKTSYIAQLMKNTGVILANDANAERLRSVVGNLHRLGVTNTVISHYDGRQFPKVVGGFDRVLLDAPCSGTGIISKDPAVKTNKDEKDVLRCAHLQKELLLRAIDSVSATSKTGGYLVYCTCSIMVEENEWVVDYALRKRNVRLVPTGLGFGQEGFTRFRERRFHPTLRSTRRFYPHTHNVDGFFIAKFKKLSNSIPQSQTDGCSCSALNAFPARVWFLGRGLPCC; via the exons ATGGGGCGTAAATTGGACCCTACGAAGAAGGAGAAGCGCGGGCCGGGCCGAAAGGCCCGGAAACAGAAAGGTGCCGAGACCGAACTTGCCAAATTCTTGCCTGCAG gtggTGATGAAAATTTCAAGAGGCTGTCCAGTCGTGCTCGAAAGAG GGCAGCCAGGAGGAGGTTGGGCTCTGCTGAAGCCCCTGAGATGAATAAGTCCCCTGGGGCCAAAGCATTGCCTGGAAAGCTGTCAAAAG GAGCTGTCCAGGCACCCAGTAAGAAGGGAGCCCCGTCCTTATTTAACAGTGCTCGAGGCAAGAAGCGCCCAGCACCAACCCACAGCAGtgatgaggaagaagagggggaagaCCCTGAAGGGGATGGTGTGCTGAACCAGGGGGACCTCTGGGGCTCCGAGGACAGTGATGCTGATATGGTAGATGACTATGGAGCTGATTCCAACTCAGAGGACGAAGATGAGGACGATGGTGCAGAG TTGCTGCCCATTGAAAGGGCTGCTCGGAAGCAGAAGGCCCAGGAGGCTGTCGCTGG GGGCCAGTGGAGTGAGGAGGAGATggatgaagaggaggaagaggagaaagtgtCCCCTGAGTCAGGCCCCAAAGAGGATGATGAGATGGGAGGGGACCTGCGGATCAATGTGGACGAGGAGGAGACTTTTGTGCTGCCCCCTGCTGGGGAGATGGAGCAGGATATCCTTCTG GTTCCAGACTTGCAGCGAGTTCACAAGCGCATCCAAGATATAGTGGGAGTGCTGCGCGATTTTGGGACTCAGCGGGAGGAAGGTCGGTCTCGCTCTGAATACCTGCAGCGGCTTCGGAAGGACCTGGCCACCTACTACTCCTATGGAGACTTCCTCCTTGGCAAGCTCATGGACCTCTTCCCTCTGTCTGAG CTGGTGGAGTTTTTGGAAGCCAACGAGGTGCCTCGGCCCATCACCCTCAGGACAAATACCTTGAAGACCCGGCGCCGGGACCTCGCTCAG GCTCTGATCAATCGTGGGGTTAACCTGGATCCCCTGGGCAAGTGGTCGAAGGTTGGACTCGTGGTATATGATTCCTCGGTGCCCATTG GTGCCACTCCCGAGTACCTGGCTGGGCACTACATGCTGCAGGGGGCCTCCAGCCTGCTGCCCGTCATGGCCCTGGCACCCCAGGAGCATGAGCGGATCCTGGACATGTGTTGTGCCCCTGGAGGGAAGACCAGCTACATAG CCCAGCTCATGAAGAACACAGGTGTGATCCTCGCCAATGATGCCAACGCCGAGCGGCTCAGGAGCGTTGTGGGCAACCTGCACCGGCTGGGAGTCACCAACACCGTCATCAGCCACTATGACGGGCGCCAGTTTCCCAAG GTGGTGGGGGGCTTTGACCGAGTCCTGCTGGATGCTCCCTGCAGTGGCACTGGGATCATCTCCAAGGACCCAGCAGTGAAGACTAACAAG GATGAGAAGGACGTCTTGCGCTGTGCTCACCTTCAGAAGGAGCTGCTCCTGCGTGCTATTGACTCGGTCAGCGCCACCTCCAAGACGGGGGGCTACCTCGTCTACTGTACCTGCTCCATCATG GTGGAAGAGAACGAGTGGGTGGTAGACTACGCCCTGAGAAAAAGGAACGTGCGGCTGGTGCCCACGGGCCTGGGCTTCGGCCAGGAAGGCTTCACCCGCTTCCGGGAGAGGCGCTTCCACCCCACTCTGCGCTCCACCCGCCGCTTCTACCCTCACACCCACAACGTGGACGGTTTCTTTATTGCCAAGTTCAAGAAATTATCCAATTCTATCCCCCAGTCCCAAACAG ATGGCTGCAGTTGTTCGGCACTAAATGCATTCCCGGCGCGAGTGTGGTTTCTTGGCCGAGGGTTGCCTTGCTGCTAA